A portion of the Halorussus salilacus genome contains these proteins:
- a CDS encoding AAA family ATPase, whose translation MRLTDVRLERIKSYDDKTTVGLGEGVTAILGENGAGKSTVAEAVGWALFDSLPYNQDEFVREGESSGTVWVRFEMDGRTYTVQRGTSGTYSVVDETADAELELGKKEEVVNWLRRTFGLDGEGDVDLSTLWENCIGVPQTQFLSDFRARKGIRKKQFDPLLGIDVYEQAWSTQSTHNLKQPVDELESRKQTAKERISRLEGVVEDLPEQREAVDEQETEVEKLGDELEGVQSKLADAKEEFSELDDLKQRRDELDRTIESAESRVEGNLGQLDTARTDLQDARKAAEVVDETADSHRRFREADERLSELREREAERDDLEAELEKAVDSYREAKREYDDLHDRAEAAREADDRMAELEASHERYEELDKKIEEARDAAERIEEIDVRITEIDDTNFPEAEAKVSEQRDHISELEDKRSFAEEAPELDSMRADMEATIETRQAETEDLTDQRDRLIAVDFDRDSDGGDHEHEEGETCPTCDRPLDADTRDRIVETIEEQITEAEAEIAAAEARLPAVRAGLDAAKKAQQAVAGLDAARDRLAELEDAVDELEAERESLTDERAELEPLADQLDELCAEQDEIEDDHEAYERAQFEYENKREAIDQIEDAREELYRTAWEAARLERQLASEFGDLNEQIAEQREIKDETEDAHDRYVRNEAEAERVDDRRERVIELYKDIETAERERRAAESELRRVKAKFDADRHAELDDRVDCLDSRETQLDTRLDEARETLDELSSELQRLETVAEQLERWKETHVQLERDIKFAKTVRNGVRDAGPKMRELIASRIGERANQIYQTLRGTGRESLTWDETYQIVVQDGSQHKPFGNLSGGEKMAAALAVRLAIMERVSPLDIAFLDEPTANLDSEKKNNLVRQLERLDAFEQLCVISHDDTFESMTEYTVNLEKPDRESHVVSDTHTDAGGSPSPKPGAGDD comes from the coding sequence ATGCGGTTGACCGATGTTCGGCTCGAACGGATCAAGAGCTACGACGACAAGACAACTGTCGGACTTGGCGAGGGCGTGACGGCAATCCTCGGTGAGAATGGGGCCGGTAAATCGACTGTTGCCGAGGCAGTCGGATGGGCGTTATTCGACTCACTACCATACAATCAAGACGAGTTCGTCCGAGAGGGGGAATCCTCGGGGACAGTCTGGGTGAGATTCGAGATGGACGGACGGACGTACACGGTCCAGAGGGGAACGAGTGGGACCTACTCCGTAGTCGACGAGACCGCCGACGCGGAACTTGAGCTCGGCAAGAAGGAAGAAGTCGTCAACTGGCTCAGGAGAACGTTCGGGCTAGACGGTGAAGGTGACGTCGATCTATCGACACTCTGGGAAAACTGCATAGGAGTGCCACAGACGCAGTTCCTCTCGGACTTCCGGGCAAGGAAGGGGATACGGAAAAAGCAGTTCGATCCGCTACTTGGAATCGATGTCTACGAACAGGCGTGGAGTACCCAGAGCACACACAACTTGAAACAGCCCGTCGATGAACTGGAGTCCCGCAAGCAGACTGCAAAGGAGCGGATTAGCAGGCTCGAGGGGGTCGTTGAGGATCTCCCAGAGCAGCGGGAGGCCGTCGACGAACAGGAGACGGAAGTCGAGAAACTCGGCGACGAACTCGAAGGGGTCCAGTCGAAGCTTGCTGACGCGAAGGAGGAGTTCTCGGAGCTGGACGATCTGAAACAACGTCGGGACGAACTCGACCGAACCATCGAGAGCGCCGAGAGTCGGGTTGAGGGGAATCTCGGGCAACTCGACACGGCTAGAACTGATCTTCAAGACGCCCGCAAGGCTGCCGAAGTCGTCGATGAGACTGCCGACTCCCACCGGCGGTTCCGTGAGGCGGACGAACGACTCTCGGAATTACGTGAGCGGGAAGCGGAGCGTGACGATCTCGAAGCCGAACTGGAGAAGGCCGTCGATAGCTACCGCGAGGCTAAGCGTGAGTACGATGATCTTCATGACCGAGCTGAGGCCGCGCGGGAAGCCGATGACCGGATGGCCGAGCTTGAAGCGTCCCACGAGCGATACGAGGAACTTGATAAGAAAATAGAGGAGGCACGAGATGCAGCCGAGCGGATCGAGGAAATCGACGTACGAATCACGGAGATCGATGACACGAATTTCCCCGAGGCCGAAGCGAAAGTTTCCGAGCAGCGTGATCACATTTCGGAACTCGAGGACAAACGGTCGTTCGCCGAAGAGGCACCAGAACTCGACTCGATGCGCGCCGATATGGAGGCGACCATCGAGACACGGCAGGCCGAAACAGAGGACCTGACAGACCAGCGTGATCGTCTGATTGCTGTTGATTTCGACAGGGATAGCGACGGCGGTGACCACGAGCACGAGGAGGGGGAAACCTGTCCGACCTGCGACCGGCCGCTGGACGCCGACACCCGAGACAGAATCGTCGAGACGATTGAGGAACAAATAACAGAGGCGGAAGCCGAGATTGCCGCTGCCGAGGCTCGACTGCCGGCTGTCCGGGCAGGGCTCGACGCGGCGAAGAAGGCTCAGCAGGCAGTCGCTGGGCTCGATGCGGCGCGAGATCGGCTCGCCGAGTTGGAGGATGCCGTCGACGAACTCGAGGCAGAACGCGAGTCCCTTACTGACGAGCGGGCTGAGCTAGAACCGCTTGCGGACCAGTTGGACGAGCTTTGCGCTGAACAGGACGAAATCGAGGACGATCACGAGGCCTACGAACGGGCTCAGTTCGAGTACGAGAACAAACGGGAGGCGATTGATCAGATCGAGGACGCCCGCGAAGAGCTGTACCGGACTGCCTGGGAAGCTGCCCGGCTGGAGCGACAACTGGCGTCGGAATTCGGGGACCTCAACGAACAGATTGCCGAGCAACGGGAGATCAAAGATGAGACTGAGGACGCACACGACCGCTACGTCCGGAACGAAGCGGAGGCCGAGCGTGTGGACGACCGTCGCGAACGGGTTATCGAGCTATACAAGGACATCGAAACCGCGGAACGCGAACGCAGAGCAGCCGAAAGTGAACTGAGGCGAGTCAAGGCTAAGTTCGACGCCGATCGGCACGCCGAACTGGACGACCGAGTCGACTGCCTCGATAGCCGCGAGACACAACTTGACACGAGACTTGACGAGGCACGGGAGACTCTCGACGAACTGAGTAGCGAACTCCAGAGACTCGAAACCGTTGCCGAGCAGCTGGAGCGGTGGAAGGAGACGCACGTTCAGCTGGAGCGGGATATCAAGTTCGCCAAGACGGTCCGAAATGGCGTTCGGGATGCCGGCCCGAAGATGCGCGAACTGATCGCCAGTCGGATCGGCGAACGCGCCAACCAGATCTACCAGACGCTCCGGGGGACCGGTCGCGAGAGCCTAACGTGGGACGAGACCTACCAAATCGTCGTTCAGGACGGTAGTCAGCACAAGCCGTTCGGAAACCTTTCGGGAGGTGAGAAGATGGCCGCTGCGCTGGCGGTGCGATTGGCGATCATGGAGCGGGTGAGCCCGCTCGATATCGCCTTCCTCGATGAACCAACCGCCAACCTTGACAGCGAAAAGAAGAATAATCTCGTCCGGCAGCTCGAACGGCTCGACGCGTTCGAGCAGCTCTGCGTCATCTCTCACGACGATACGTTCGAGTCGATGACGGAATACACGGTCAACCTCGAAAAGCCCGACCGCGAGTCCCACGTCGTGTCCGACACTCACACGGACGCTGGGGGATCGCCTTCACCAAAACCGGGGGCAGGGGACGACTGA
- a CDS encoding metallophosphoesterase family protein, which produces MNYRLLHAADVHLGHRQYNVKKRQGDMFLTFRKTLQEGVNKHEVDAILIPGDLFHSRDLRPSILESAEKAFEVVPDDIPVLVSPGNHDQNLNRRAMTWLEYLHQRDVITLLQPDFEGVSGGERPVEDLFPSLASAEENVGTGVDGTVPGYVDLDVPAFDAPVRVFGLEYRGGYIDTALDQARTAIEAVNNRAGEPAHTVLMAHFGVVDEVPDLGASVRYTTLQQFEGLVDYLALGHIHKPYEGPADEPWFFNPGSLEAHDTQEARWNLGYYVTDIERDSIEPHHHTSKRRPFYSYDWDVDGYESWANLAEAFDEAVADEQSDVVDFCSAEEYATSDGTPRAPVIDFRIQGHLEFDRRDLDVDALESKIFDTTNPIHVQTKVSVTTAEILDLVEGLDEDAVFTDTGTLRTEVLEGEVFTTVAEQTPYAEDPEATAEVLARAKELVIEEGASGESVADYLQRRRQEVFADGVGAVDPEFDDVADQADAGGVDAETFAAVQAGENVDPIEAAQRATTSDTDGDPDHEGEDVKADTPMTAERGED; this is translated from the coding sequence ATGAATTACCGTTTACTCCACGCGGCCGACGTACACCTCGGTCACCGGCAGTACAACGTCAAAAAACGACAGGGCGACATGTTCCTCACGTTCCGGAAGACACTGCAAGAGGGCGTCAATAAACACGAGGTCGACGCCATCCTCATCCCGGGTGACCTATTCCACTCGCGAGACCTGCGCCCGAGTATCCTCGAAAGCGCTGAGAAGGCCTTCGAGGTCGTCCCTGACGATATCCCCGTGTTGGTCTCGCCCGGGAACCACGACCAGAACCTCAATCGGCGAGCGATGACGTGGCTCGAGTACCTCCACCAGCGCGACGTGATCACACTCCTCCAACCGGACTTCGAAGGCGTTAGTGGCGGCGAACGGCCCGTCGAAGACCTCTTCCCCTCCCTGGCATCTGCAGAGGAAAATGTGGGGACCGGGGTCGACGGAACGGTTCCCGGATACGTCGATCTCGATGTCCCGGCCTTTGATGCCCCTGTCCGGGTGTTCGGATTGGAGTATCGGGGCGGGTACATCGATACGGCACTCGATCAGGCACGCACCGCCATTGAGGCGGTGAACAACCGGGCCGGCGAGCCGGCACACACTGTGCTGATGGCGCACTTTGGTGTCGTCGACGAGGTCCCGGATCTCGGTGCGTCCGTTCGATACACCACGCTCCAGCAGTTCGAGGGATTGGTGGATTACCTCGCGCTCGGGCACATCCACAAGCCGTACGAGGGGCCTGCCGACGAACCGTGGTTCTTCAATCCCGGCTCGCTCGAAGCTCACGACACGCAGGAGGCACGCTGGAACCTCGGGTACTACGTGACAGACATCGAGCGGGACAGTATCGAGCCACACCACCACACTAGCAAGCGACGACCGTTCTACTCGTACGACTGGGATGTGGACGGCTATGAGTCCTGGGCCAATCTCGCCGAGGCGTTCGACGAAGCGGTCGCCGATGAACAATCTGACGTGGTGGACTTCTGCTCAGCCGAGGAGTACGCGACGAGCGACGGAACCCCGCGTGCCCCAGTGATTGACTTCCGCATCCAAGGTCATCTGGAATTCGATCGACGCGACCTCGACGTGGATGCCCTAGAGTCTAAAATCTTCGACACAACCAACCCGATCCACGTCCAGACGAAGGTGAGTGTCACTACGGCCGAGATCCTTGACCTCGTCGAAGGGCTGGACGAAGACGCCGTGTTCACCGATACGGGGACGCTCAGGACGGAGGTGCTGGAAGGAGAAGTGTTCACAACTGTCGCCGAGCAGACCCCGTACGCCGAGGACCCGGAAGCGACTGCGGAGGTGCTAGCTCGCGCGAAGGAATTGGTCATCGAGGAAGGCGCGAGTGGCGAGTCGGTCGCTGACTACCTCCAGCGGCGCCGTCAGGAAGTATTCGCGGATGGGGTCGGTGCCGTCGACCCCGAGTTCGACGACGTAGCGGACCAGGCAGATGCGGGCGGGGTCGACGCGGAAACGTTCGCGGCTGTCCAGGCGGGTGAGAATGTCGACCCCATTGAGGCCGCCCAGCGGGCGACCACTTCGGACACGGACGGCGACCCCGACCACGAGGGTGAGGACGTGAAAGCCGACACTCCAATGACGGCTGAGAGAGGTGAGGACTAA
- a CDS encoding DUF7389 domain-containing protein, with product MSDSKQPATDSAESAMNGDQTERTEHVKRTDVGVSLTVKLKRGTGTRDEDQIKAKVKAKTLEDARKDMETLREYIHDLAEDARQIQPVDPHEE from the coding sequence ATGTCTGACTCGAAGCAACCAGCCACCGACTCGGCAGAATCGGCAATGAACGGAGATCAAACGGAGCGAACAGAGCACGTCAAGCGCACTGATGTTGGTGTCTCGCTGACCGTGAAACTCAAACGCGGAACCGGGACGCGAGATGAAGACCAGATCAAAGCCAAGGTGAAGGCGAAAACGCTGGAAGACGCCCGCAAGGATATGGAGACGCTTCGCGAGTACATCCACGACCTCGCCGAAGACGCTCGCCAAATCCAGCCAGTAGACCCACACGAAGAGTAA
- a CDS encoding DUF7568 family protein, producing MPNWTRFSRVPSLEYQNMVTGVRAIRHRPPDSYVHKWHASILIDG from the coding sequence ATCCCAAACTGGACCCGATTTTCTCGGGTCCCAAGTCTTGAGTATCAAAATATGGTGACTGGAGTCCGAGCAATCCGCCATCGCCCACCGGACTCGTACGTTCACAAGTGGCATGCGTCGATCCTCATTGACGGCTAA
- a CDS encoding DUF6166 domain-containing protein translates to MSRTIDSQSLQQRSQRSDRDIVYVGYRQRGRAVVEKLPEQERLTPDRSLKLVNHSPSGFEWGYSGSGPAQLALALLLDYTEDEEFALTHYTQFKNEVVSQLECASPTEHWRLTSSEIESTLGVNAPEVLATSAGR, encoded by the coding sequence ATGAGTAGAACTATCGACTCACAGTCGCTCCAACAGAGAAGCCAGAGAAGTGACCGCGACATCGTCTACGTCGGGTACCGACAGCGAGGGCGGGCCGTCGTGGAGAAGCTACCTGAACAAGAACGCCTCACTCCAGACCGAAGCCTCAAGCTGGTAAACCACAGTCCCTCGGGGTTCGAATGGGGATACAGTGGGAGTGGGCCAGCGCAGCTCGCACTCGCTCTCCTGCTCGACTACACCGAGGACGAAGAATTTGCGCTAACGCATTACACCCAGTTCAAGAACGAGGTAGTGAGTCAACTGGAGTGCGCCAGTCCCACAGAGCATTGGCGACTCACCAGTAGCGAGATTGAGTCCACCCTGGGCGTGAACGCCCCAGAGGTTCTCGCAACGTCTGCAGGACGGTGA